One segment of Fibrobacter sp. UWR3 DNA contains the following:
- a CDS encoding DUF1653 domain-containing protein, protein MSKAIAGRRYRHYKKDTMIYTVVTADALDCETVEPVVVYRSEYETPDHPKGTLWVRSRKDFESRVMLPDGVEMDRFTEI, encoded by the coding sequence ATGTCTAAAGCAATTGCCGGTCGCAGGTACCGCCATTACAAGAAAGATACGATGATCTATACGGTCGTTACCGCCGATGCCCTTGACTGCGAAACGGTTGAACCCGTCGTAGTGTACCGCAGCGAGTACGAGACTCCCGACCACCCGAAGGGAACGCTCTGGGTGCGCTCCCGCAAGGATTTCGAGAGCCGCGTGATGCTCCCCGATGGCGTCGAGATGGACCGCTTTACGGAAATTTGA